The genomic interval CTAGATGGAATCAGGCCTAGGTCTCTGTATGggtctttcctggtgactcagtggtcaagaatctgtctgtcaatgcaggagatgcaggtttgatccttgggttaggaagagtccctggagaaggaaatggcaatctactctaatattttttcctgggaaatcccatggacagaggagcctggtgggctatggtccatgggatcacaaaagagctggacacgacttagtgactaaacaacaacagcaaatctgGACAAGGTCCAGAAGACCCTCCAGGACTGGAAAATTAAGTATAAACCAACCTGATCgcatttgccttttctaaaattcaaTCTGGCTCCCCAATGGAGTACAGATTGCCAGGGTGTGGGTACAAGGGCCCATTTGGTGCAAGGAGGCATGTTAAATCATCAGGCGAGAGAGTTACTGAGACCTGAGTCAAACTGAGACACTAGCAACAAAGCATTTGTTCAGAGAGTGTAGTTTATTTTCACAGATGTGTACCTCAGTTTCAAACCTGaggtacaaatgaacatattccCAATTCCCCATCTTAAGTCTTGTCCAGAAGGAGCAGAACATGGCTCCTCTGCTAAAATAAATACCCTTCACATTTGCACAaggtaataaataaatacatacataaataaataagtctcAATAGATTAAAAATGAGAACATAATCGCAAAAGGACAAATGGGGGCCACACATTTCAGGAATTAAATAGTTAATGATTCATCTGACTCCACAGGAGAAAATTCTTCCAGGCCTGGACCATGTGAGAAACATCGAAGAAATTTAGGACAGTCTGTTGTCACTGATGCTCTGAGGCTTCAGAGAGGGAACTGGGCTTCAGACTTCAGATGTTAGGGAAACCACAGGTTCTTGGACTTCAGATAGTTTCTAATGATAGCCAGATATTCTTCCAGTTTCATCCGAAAATCCCCCAACTTGTTTTTCTCAATAAAAATTGGATTTTCCTGTGTAGAAACAAAGAAGGAGGCATCATCAGATGGAGCCAGGTTGGAAGGTGGATGACAGGCTGGGGTCAGGATGTGGCTCAGGGCATCACCTCAGGGGCATTTTGGGGGCAGCTTACCGTGGATGTGGCTGTGGGCAGCACTGGCTGGAATTCCTGTGGGGAGAGACCAAAGCAAACAATCAGAGACTCTCCTCGATGATAAGCAAAACCTGCTATCCTCCTACCAGAGAAAGGGCAGGGTCAAGGTAGGGATCCCCCAGCCCTTAACAGCTTCACATACCTTAAGATTTTTCATGATTTTTGAATCATTTCCAAAAGTATCTGTGGCAAATGTCATGAATACTTTCAGGTTTTTCTGCAGAAGGCTCTCTTTCTAAGGGGACAAAGAACACATGTAAGGGGGAAAAGTTGGAGAGTGTCCTCACGGGTGGGCTGAAGTCACCCTCACAGTTTTCCAATCCTGCTTTTGGGGACATCCCCAGACAGCTCCTTCCTAGTCCCTTTCTTGCCCCAGGTAGGTCCCTGAACTGCTCCAAAGGTCACCAGCCAAGAGGTGGATGCACTCCCCAGACAAGCTTTACATCACCCACGAACCAAGCCTGTGGCTCTTGTGAGCTGCATGAATGGCTTGGGTGGATCTTTTtgcacttgggggaaaaaaatacttcCCCAA from Dama dama isolate Ldn47 chromosome 9, ASM3311817v1, whole genome shotgun sequence carries:
- the LOC133062793 gene encoding interleukin-3-like; the encoded protein is MSSLSILHLLLVLLALHAPQAKGLPVTTSRSRYSALMKEIMNDLEKITTTPTDSLSSDEKNFLTKESLLQKNLKVFMTFATDTFGNDSKIMKNLKEFQPVLPTATSTENPIFIEKNKLGDFRMKLEEYLAIIRNYLKSKNLWFP